The following coding sequences lie in one Vibrio sp. BS-M-Sm-2 genomic window:
- a CDS encoding Ig-like domain-containing protein translates to MMIRYYSQFSVTKVPTFVFATVFTLFGCGGESSGTTSTATGVDLNAQSATVLAQDAMYSTALSERYEVDLTSNVHSSNGGGFTLTNIEVLSQRSDCQVESMTDSGFTIQATDPKVCSYRYQVSPKASAAMSRQSQDSIAMSNGSGAESMSTAITRVAVSSEPDSTELTPLSAVTLINENITVSLKEELQKVGYELGDQFTLTSSDLSLAYSHGGSVSVDSLDEQSINYTPAQGFTGIDRVMYSLANATGEVLMGVLDIAVGYEANQGFSIDGNIQYPNTIKVSTETDIDISDFVTSEDGDDYQLIYVKTFNANVTPKAPLDTQNKTIIFSASQPGFHYISFAVSDHNGAYDMGLIRVEVVDPNQSAKWGDIPYLGDVFTAPLTTVDAANKGLVYDAKLSDSAYSPAIDMAGVRYPTAVEYCQQSGASLPTVEELSQMAGNINVQTLHNWPADYAYLAYDDVAEEAKWVDLSDSGSVQTGALSPTDYYYATCLKQGLIQVQPDSSTEVVANGTDVGTVSVELKLGDEVRPDTLISATVSGADATLDPATQTTDSQGIAEFTLTSTKAETVTVTFDVGGVTQTHDVKFIGDEQTSGVTSKATINNAEYGSVDGNLVTATLKDDYGNPVEGYSVTSEVSSGEHPDTFETVKPLLVEETTKTDSKGEQKVRVIWNPQYKMPKSSMTFDVTSSYTTTLDKQTGSTSQVTFNGYLCGGQVGDDDGENAAADCIKMVEFNEGDDTYLFTGTPSVKFLKAIDYPVPSSDYKETGRNGPDEGVFARFSNFQANSQANALCTYYNDIELNGKSNWRLPTRNELKYTLYNAYAPTKYDYSAFYEAKGWASSLGYWSSTPDGSTYYYVHLSNGNVGSLDPSQQVYVSCVSGP, encoded by the coding sequence ATGATGATTCGATATTACAGTCAGTTTTCGGTGACTAAAGTTCCAACATTTGTTTTTGCTACAGTTTTCACTCTGTTTGGTTGTGGAGGAGAGAGCAGTGGCACGACCTCCACCGCAACGGGCGTTGATTTGAATGCTCAATCAGCAACGGTATTGGCTCAAGATGCGATGTATTCAACGGCACTATCGGAACGGTATGAAGTCGATCTGACATCCAATGTGCATTCATCCAATGGGGGCGGTTTTACTTTGACAAACATTGAAGTTTTGTCTCAGCGTAGCGACTGCCAAGTTGAAAGTATGACGGATTCAGGGTTTACGATTCAAGCAACGGACCCGAAGGTGTGCAGTTACCGCTATCAGGTTTCTCCTAAAGCTTCGGCAGCGATGAGTCGTCAATCACAGGATTCAATCGCCATGAGTAATGGCAGTGGCGCCGAAAGCATGAGTACAGCGATTACTCGCGTTGCCGTAAGTAGTGAGCCTGACTCAACCGAGCTTACACCATTGAGTGCTGTAACACTTATTAACGAGAATATCACGGTTTCGTTAAAAGAGGAGTTACAGAAAGTTGGTTACGAGCTGGGTGACCAATTCACCTTAACGAGTAGCGACCTGTCCCTAGCTTATAGTCATGGAGGCAGCGTTAGTGTCGATAGTTTGGATGAGCAAAGTATAAACTACACGCCGGCACAAGGTTTTACGGGTATTGACAGGGTTATGTATAGCTTAGCCAATGCCACAGGAGAAGTGTTAATGGGCGTATTAGATATCGCGGTGGGCTATGAGGCAAACCAAGGTTTTTCGATAGATGGCAATATCCAATACCCGAATACTATTAAGGTTTCGACAGAAACAGACATCGATATCAGTGATTTTGTGACGTCGGAAGATGGTGATGATTACCAGTTAATTTATGTTAAAACATTCAATGCGAATGTGACACCGAAAGCCCCGCTGGATACCCAAAATAAAACCATTATCTTTAGTGCTTCACAACCTGGTTTTCATTACATTAGCTTCGCGGTGAGTGATCACAATGGTGCTTATGATATGGGCTTGATTCGTGTAGAGGTCGTTGACCCAAACCAGTCGGCAAAATGGGGAGACATTCCTTATTTGGGGGATGTTTTTACTGCGCCTCTTACAACGGTTGATGCAGCAAATAAAGGCCTAGTTTACGATGCCAAACTCAGTGATTCAGCGTACTCGCCGGCAATCGACATGGCAGGGGTGCGTTACCCAACAGCGGTAGAGTATTGTCAGCAAAGTGGCGCCTCGCTGCCAACGGTAGAGGAACTTTCGCAGATGGCAGGAAACATCAATGTGCAAACTCTGCACAATTGGCCAGCGGACTATGCGTACCTTGCTTATGACGATGTGGCTGAAGAGGCTAAGTGGGTAGACTTGTCTGACAGTGGTAGCGTTCAGACGGGAGCCCTTAGTCCGACAGACTATTACTATGCTACATGTCTCAAACAAGGCTTGATTCAAGTGCAACCAGACTCAAGTACAGAGGTGGTGGCAAATGGTACCGATGTTGGTACGGTCTCTGTGGAGCTAAAACTGGGCGATGAAGTTAGGCCAGATACGCTAATCAGTGCAACGGTCTCTGGTGCTGACGCAACACTAGACCCTGCGACGCAAACAACCGACAGCCAAGGTATTGCTGAGTTTACATTAACCAGCACGAAAGCCGAGACGGTGACAGTAACATTTGATGTTGGCGGCGTTACCCAAACTCATGACGTAAAATTCATCGGTGATGAACAGACCTCAGGTGTGACATCGAAAGCGACGATTAATAACGCTGAGTACGGTTCGGTGGATGGTAACCTGGTAACGGCAACCCTAAAAGATGATTATGGCAACCCGGTAGAAGGTTATTCGGTTACGTCAGAGGTAAGTAGCGGCGAGCACCCTGACACGTTCGAGACTGTCAAACCACTTTTGGTGGAAGAGACGACAAAAACAGATTCGAAAGGTGAGCAAAAAGTACGCGTAATATGGAATCCCCAATACAAGATGCCAAAAAGCAGCATGACGTTTGATGTCACCTCGTCTTACACGACGACGTTGGACAAACAGACGGGATCAACCAGCCAAGTGACGTTTAATGGCTATCTTTGTGGGGGCCAAGTCGGCGATGATGATGGTGAAAACGCAGCCGCTGATTGTATTAAAATGGTGGAATTTAACGAAGGTGATGACACATACTTGTTCACGGGTACGCCAAGTGTCAAGTTTTTAAAGGCTATAGACTATCCGGTGCCTTCAAGTGACTATAAAGAAACAGGTAGAAATGGGCCGGATGAAGGCGTTTTTGCAAGATTCTCAAACTTTCAAGCAAACTCTCAAGCAAATGCACTTTGCACATATTATAACGATATTGAGTTGAATGGTAAGAGTAACTGGAGGTTACCGACGAGAAATGAACTGAAGTACACGCTTTATAACGCATATGCTCCCACGAAGTATGATTACAGTGCTTTTTATGAGGCGAAGGGTTGGGCTTCCAGCCTCGGCTACTGGTCGTCGACGCCGGATGGTTCCACTTACTACTACGTGCACCTCAGCAATGGCAACGTCGGCAGCCTCGACCCATCCCAACAGGTCTACGTCTCGTGCGTATCAGGTCCTTAG
- a CDS encoding Ig-like domain-containing protein — MMIRYYSQFSVTKVPTFVFATVFTLFGCGGESSGTTSTATGVDLNAQSATVLAQDAMYSTALSERYEVDLTSNVHSSNGGGFTLTNIEVLSQRSDCQVESMTDSGFTIQATDPKVCSYRYQVSPKASAAMSRQSQDSIAMSNGSGAESMSTAITRVAVSSEPDSTELTPLSAVTLINENITVSLKEELQKVGYELGDQFTLTSSDLSLAYSHGGSVSVDSLDEQSINYTPAQGFTGIDRVMYSLANATGEVLMGVLDIAVGYEANQGFSIDGNIQYPNTVKVSTETDIDISDFVTSEDGDDYQLIYVKTFNANVTPKAPLDTQNKTIIFSASQPGFHYISFAVSDHNGAYDMGLIRVEVVDPNQSAKWGDIPYLGDVFTAPLTTVDAANKGLVYDAKLSDSAYSPAIDMAGVRYPTAVEYCQQSGASLPTVEELSQMAGNINVQTLHNWPADYAYLAYDDVAEEAKWVDLSDSGSVQTGALSPTDYYYATCLKQGLIQVQPDSSTEVVANGTDVGTVSVELKLGDEVRPDTLISATVSGADATLDPATQTTDSQGIAEFTLTSTKAETVTVTFDVGGVTQTHDVKFIGDEQTAGVTSKATINNAPYISLGGNLVTATLKDDYGNPVEGYSVTSEVSSGEHPDTFEIVKPLLVEETTKTDSQGKQKVRVIWDRQHEMPKSSMTFDVTSSYTTTLDKQTESTSQVTFNGYLCGGQVGDNDGKNAADACIKMVEFNKGGDTYLFTGTPSVKFLKAIDYPVSSQYEETGKLGPDEGVFARFTNSEANDLCKAYNDMGLYGKYNWVLAPVGGTLSPGKIGLQDLYGRYSKMYAAKGWASTYYYWSSTTNSGTFNDYLMGLSNGDVTSMSSYNQYYASCVSGP; from the coding sequence ATGATGATTCGATATTACAGTCAGTTTTCGGTGACTAAAGTTCCAACATTTGTTTTTGCTACAGTTTTCACTCTGTTTGGTTGTGGAGGAGAGAGCAGTGGCACGACCTCCACCGCAACGGGCGTTGATTTGAATGCTCAATCAGCAACGGTGTTGGCTCAAGATGCGATGTATTCAACGGCACTATCGGAACGGTATGAAGTCGATCTGACATCCAATGTGCATTCATCCAATGGGGGCGGTTTTACTTTGACAAACATTGAAGTTTTGTCTCAGCGTAGCGACTGCCAAGTTGAAAGTATGACGGATTCAGGGTTTACGATTCAAGCAACGGATCCGAAGGTGTGCAGTTACCGCTATCAGGTTTCTCCTAAAGCTTCGGCAGCGATGAGTCGTCAATCACAGGATTCAATCGCCATGAGTAATGGCAGTGGCGCCGAAAGCATGAGTACAGCGATTACTCGCGTTGCCGTAAGTAGTGAGCCTGACTCAACCGAGCTTACACCATTGAGTGCTGTAACACTTATTAACGAGAATATCACGGTTTCGTTAAAAGAGGAGTTACAGAAAGTTGGTTACGAGCTGGGTGACCAATTCACCTTAACGAGTAGCGACCTGTCCCTAGCTTATAGTCATGGAGGCAGCGTTAGTGTCGATAGTTTGGATGAGCAAAGTATAAACTACACGCCGGCACAAGGTTTTACGGGTATTGACAGGGTTATGTATAGCTTAGCCAATGCCACAGGAGAAGTGTTAATGGGCGTATTAGATATCGCGGTGGGCTATGAGGCAAACCAAGGTTTTTCGATAGATGGCAATATCCAATACCCGAATACTGTTAAGGTTTCGACAGAAACAGACATCGATATCAGTGATTTTGTGACGTCGGAAGATGGTGATGATTACCAGTTAATTTATGTTAAAACATTCAATGCGAATGTGACACCGAAAGCCCCGCTGGATACCCAAAATAAAACCATTATCTTTAGTGCTTCACAACCTGGTTTTCATTACATTAGCTTCGCGGTGAGCGATCACAATGGTGCTTATGATATGGGCTTGATTCGTGTAGAGGTCGTTGACCCAAACCAGTCGGCAAAATGGGGAGACATTCCTTATTTGGGGGATGTTTTTACTGCGCCTCTTACAACGGTTGATGCAGCAAATAAAGGCCTAGTTTACGATGCCAAACTCAGTGATTCAGCGTACTCGCCGGCAATCGACATGGCAGGGGTGCGTTACCCAACAGCGGTAGAGTATTGTCAGCAAAGTGGCGCCTCGCTGCCAACGGTAGAGGAACTGTCGCAGATGGCAGGAAACATCAATGTGCAAACTCTGCACAATTGGCCAGCGGACTATGCGTACCTTGCTTATGACGATGTGGCTGAAGAGGCTAAGTGGGTAGACTTGTCTGACAGTGGTAGCGTTCAGACGGGAGCCCTTAGTCCGACAGACTATTACTATGCTACATGTCTCAAACAAGGCTTGATTCAAGTGCAACCAGACTCAAGTACAGAGGTGGTGGCGAATGGTACCGATGTTGGTACGGTCTCTGTGGAGCTAAAACTGGGCGATGAAGTTAGGCCAGATACGCTAATCAGTGCAACGGTCTCTGGTGCTGACGCAACACTAGACCCTGCGACGCAAACAACCGATAGCCAAGGTATTGCTGAGTTTACATTAACCAGCACGAAAGCCGAGACGGTGACAGTAACATTTGATGTTGGCGGCGTTACCCAAACTCATGACGTAAAATTCATCGGTGATGAACAGACCGCAGGTGTGACATCGAAAGCGACGATTAATAACGCTCCCTACATTTCGTTGGGTGGTAACCTGGTGACGGCAACCCTAAAAGATGACTATGGCAACCCGGTAGAAGGTTATTCGGTTACGTCAGAGGTAAGTAGCGGCGAGCACCCTGACACGTTCGAGATTGTCAAACCACTTTTGGTGGAAGAGACGACAAAAACAGATTCGCAAGGTAAGCAAAAAGTACGCGTAATATGGGATCGCCAACACGAGATGCCAAAAAGCAGCATGACGTTTGATGTCACCTCGTCTTACACGACGACGTTGGACAAACAGACGGAATCAACCAGCCAAGTGACGTTTAATGGCTATCTTTGTGGGGGCCAAGTCGGCGATAATGATGGTAAAAACGCCGCAGATGCCTGTATTAAAATGGTGGAATTTAACAAAGGTGGTGACACATACTTGTTCACAGGTACGCCAAGTGTCAAGTTTTTAAAGGCTATAGACTATCCAGTGTCTAGTCAGTATGAAGAAACAGGTAAATTGGGGCCGGATGAAGGCGTTTTTGCAAGATTCACAAACTCTGAAGCTAATGACTTGTGCAAGGCATACAATGATATGGGTCTTTACGGCAAATATAATTGGGTGCTCGCCCCTGTCGGCGGTACTTTGTCGCCTGGAAAAATAGGACTACAAGATCTTTACGGCAGGTATAGCAAAATGTATGCAGCGAAGGGTTGGGCGTCCACCTACTACTACTGGTCGTCGACGACCAATTCCGGTACTTTCAATGACTACCTCATGGGCCTCAGCAATGGCGACGTCACCAGCATGAGTTCATACAATCAGTACTACGCCTCGTGCGTATCAGGTCCTTAG
- a CDS encoding Ig-like domain-containing protein, whose protein sequence is MMIRYHSQFSVTKVPTFVFATVFTLFGCGGESSGTTSTATGVDLNAQSATVLAQDAMYSTALSERYEVDLTSNVHSSNGGGFTLTNIEVLSQRSDCQVESMTDSGFTIQATDPKVCSYRYQVSPKASAAMSRQSQDSIAMSNGSGAESMSTAITRVAVSSEPDSTELTPLSAVTLINENITVSLKEELQKVGYELGDQFTLTSSDLSLAYSHGGSVSVDSLDEQSINYTPAQGFTGIDRVMYSLANATGEVLMGVLDIAVGYEANQGFSIDGNIQYPNTIKVSTETDVDISDFVTSEDGDDYQLIYVKTFNAHVTPKAPLDTQNKTITFSAPQPGFHYISFAVSDHNGAYDMGLIRVEVVDPNQSAQWKDIAHLADIYTAPLTVVDAASQGLIYDAKSSDTGYTPAIDMAGLRYATAKAYCESIGAVLPTVTQLTKMTTDKQVQSMHNWPVGKAYLAYDEVVESANWVDLSDNDAIVQTGEISLTEYYYGTCIKQGLITVLPTSSAEVVANGTDVGTVFVELKLGDEIRPNTLVSARVSDSSATLEPETQTTDSQGLAQFELTSVKAKTVTVTFDVGGVTQTHDVKFIGDEQTSGVTSKATINNAEYGSVDGNLVTATLKDDYGNPLEGYSVTSEVSSGEHPDTFETVKPLLVEETTKTDSQGEQKVRLIWDRQYEMPKSSMTFDVTSSYTTTLDKQTGSTSQVTFNGYLCGGQVGDDDGENAAADCIKMVEFNEGDDTYLFTGTPSVKFLKAIDYPVSSSDFKETGTYGPDEGVFARFTNSQANALCTYYNDIELNGKSNWRLPTRNELKKRLYDTYAPTEYDYSAIYEALGWATRYYYWSSTRRETNNGSIYYLVRLYDGSVYGTSPSLQLYASCVSGP, encoded by the coding sequence ATGATGATTCGATATCACAGCCAGTTTTCGGTGACTAAAGTTCCAACATTTGTTTTTGCTACAGTTTTCACTCTGTTTGGTTGTGGAGGAGAGAGCAGTGGCACGACCTCCACCGCAACGGGCGTTGATTTGAATGCTCAATCAGCAACGGTGTTGGCTCAAGATGCGATGTATTCAACGGCACTATCGGAACGGTATGAAGTCGATCTGACATCCAATGTGCATTCATCCAATGGGGGCGGTTTTACTTTGACAAACATTGAAGTTTTGTCTCAGCGTAGCGACTGCCAAGTTGAAAGTATGACGGATTCAGGGTTTACGATTCAAGCAACGGATCCGAAGGTGTGCAGTTACCGCTATCAGGTTTCTCCTAAAGCTTCGGCAGCGATGAGTCGTCAATCACAGGATTCAATCGCCATGAGTAATGGCAGTGGCGCCGAAAGCATGAGTACAGCGATTACTCGCGTTGCCGTAAGTAGTGAGCCTGACTCAACCGAGCTTACACCATTGAGTGCTGTAACACTTATTAACGAGAATATCACGGTTTCGTTAAAAGAGGAGTTACAGAAAGTTGGTTACGAGCTGGGTGACCAATTCACCTTAACGAGTAGCGACCTGTCCCTAGCTTATAGTCATGGAGGTAGCGTTAGTGTCGATAGTTTGGATGAGCAAAGTATAAACTACACGCCGGCACAAGGTTTTACGGGTATTGACAGGGTTATGTATAGCTTAGCCAATGCCACAGGAGAAGTGTTAATGGGCGTATTAGATATCGCGGTGGGCTATGAGGCAAACCAAGGCTTTTCGATAGATGGCAATATCCAATACCCGAATACTATTAAGGTTTCGACAGAAACAGACGTCGATATCAGTGATTTTGTGACGTCGGAAGATGGTGATGATTACCAGTTAATTTATGTAAAAACATTCAATGCGCATGTGACACCGAAAGCCCCGCTGGATACCCAAAATAAAACCATTACCTTTAGTGCTCCACAACCTGGTTTCCATTACATTAGCTTCGCGGTGAGTGATCACAATGGTGCTTATGATATGGGTTTGATTCGTGTAGAAGTCGTTGACCCAAACCAGTCGGCACAGTGGAAAGACATTGCTCATTTAGCCGATATATACACAGCACCGCTAACCGTGGTTGATGCAGCAAGCCAAGGCTTAATTTACGACGCTAAGTCCAGTGACACAGGGTACACGCCAGCGATTGATATGGCAGGGCTGCGTTACGCAACAGCGAAAGCGTATTGCGAGAGCATTGGTGCAGTGTTGCCAACAGTAACGCAGTTAACGAAGATGACAACAGACAAGCAAGTTCAATCGATGCACAACTGGCCAGTGGGAAAAGCGTACCTTGCTTATGACGAAGTGGTAGAGAGTGCCAATTGGGTGGATTTGTCTGACAACGACGCCATCGTTCAGACGGGGGAGATTAGTCTGACAGAATATTACTACGGCACGTGTATTAAACAAGGCTTGATTACTGTACTACCAACGTCCAGTGCTGAAGTGGTTGCTAATGGTACCGATGTCGGCACGGTTTTTGTTGAGCTAAAGTTGGGCGATGAAATTAGGCCTAATACTTTGGTCAGTGCCCGGGTCTCTGATTCTAGTGCAACACTCGAGCCTGAGACGCAAACAACCGACAGCCAAGGTCTTGCTCAGTTTGAGTTAACTAGCGTTAAAGCCAAGACGGTGACAGTAACATTTGATGTTGGCGGCGTTACCCAAACTCATGACGTAAAATTCATCGGTGATGAACAGACCTCAGGTGTGACATCGAAAGCGACGATTAATAACGCTGAGTACGGTTCGGTGGATGGTAACCTGGTAACGGCAACCCTAAAAGATGATTATGGCAACCCGTTAGAAGGTTATTCGGTTACGTCAGAGGTAAGTAGCGGCGAGCACCCTGACACGTTCGAGACTGTCAAACCACTTTTGGTGGAAGAGACGACAAAAACAGATTCGCAAGGTGAGCAAAAAGTACGCTTAATATGGGATCGCCAATACGAGATGCCAAAAAGCAGCATGACGTTTGATGTCACCTCGTCTTACACGACGACGTTGGACAAACAGACGGGATCAACCAGCCAAGTGACGTTTAATGGCTATCTTTGTGGGGGCCAAGTCGGCGATGATGATGGTGAAAACGCAGCCGCTGATTGTATTAAAATGGTGGAATTTAACGAAGGTGATGACACATACTTGTTCACGGGTACGCCAAGTGTCAAGTTTTTAAAGGCTATAGACTATCCGGTGTCTTCAAGTGACTTTAAAGAAACAGGTACATATGGGCCGGATGAAGGCGTTTTTGCAAGATTCACAAACTCTCAAGCAAATGCACTTTGCACATATTATAACGATATTGAGTTGAATGGTAAGAGTAACTGGAGGTTACCGACGAGAAATGAACTGAAGAAGAGGCTTTATGACACATATGCTCCCACGGAGTATGATTACAGTGCTATTTATGAGGCGCTGGGTTGGGCGACTCGCTACTACTACTGGTCGTCGACGCGAAGAGAAACCAACAATGGTTCCATCTACTACCTCGTGCGCCTCTACGATGGCAGCGTCTACGGCACCAGCCCTTCCCTTCAGCTCTACGCCTCGTGCGTATCAGGTCCTTAG
- a CDS encoding helix-turn-helix domain-containing protein yields MAITFSEYLQNIRASKGVTQQEVLDFLIEGNDVFSKLDLTTYSRWERGVTKPKLSKQILAARLLGSDIMELLDIETNNSKIEANLLAYVISKSRNHYTQDSKEFEMNHYESLAEQTELSEQLETFHSDYLNINFNSEIIQKSQLKLDTFHDASGQLVGHLLYGFVDSNVDISLISPNNLENCPFINKEECSDKGCKGRSVSMYIVSAYSSLSATRMTILLLLLERIKETHCTRDFYVNCHDQDGFTLFDKNSDHQVINKGRIVESGGIRLYGKNYKFLQLKLSSESLLASDLVKYLFSLYKNGFDELLDDTVG; encoded by the coding sequence ATGGCTATCACTTTCTCAGAATATTTACAAAATATCCGAGCTTCCAAAGGAGTAACACAACAAGAAGTCCTTGATTTTCTTATTGAGGGAAACGATGTTTTTTCTAAATTGGACTTGACGACCTATAGTCGATGGGAACGCGGTGTGACTAAACCTAAACTCAGTAAGCAAATACTCGCCGCGAGATTATTAGGCAGTGATATCATGGAGCTACTAGACATAGAAACAAATAACAGCAAAATCGAGGCAAACCTGTTAGCTTACGTGATAAGTAAATCTCGAAACCATTACACTCAAGACTCAAAAGAATTCGAGATGAATCACTATGAGTCTCTCGCCGAACAAACCGAACTAAGCGAACAACTCGAAACTTTTCATTCGGATTACTTAAATATTAACTTTAACTCCGAAATCATTCAAAAAAGTCAGCTAAAACTAGACACATTCCATGACGCCTCAGGTCAACTAGTTGGCCACCTTCTATACGGGTTTGTCGATAGCAATGTCGATATTAGTCTAATTTCACCCAACAATTTAGAAAATTGCCCATTCATCAACAAAGAAGAGTGCAGTGACAAAGGGTGTAAGGGTAGGAGTGTGTCAATGTACATTGTCTCTGCTTACAGCTCATTATCTGCCACTAGGATGACTATTTTACTTCTCCTGCTTGAACGTATAAAAGAGACTCATTGTACGAGAGACTTTTATGTGAACTGTCATGACCAAGACGGGTTTACACTTTTCGATAAAAACTCTGATCATCAAGTGATCAATAAGGGGCGAATAGTCGAAAGCGGTGGTATAAGACTTTACGGTAAAAATTACAAGTTTCTTCAACTAAAGCTTTCATCCGAAAGCTTGCTTGCATCTGACTTAGTCAAATATCTGTTCTCCCTTTATAAAAATGGGTTTGATGAACTCCTTGATGATACAGTAGGCTAA